DNA sequence from the Prolixibacter sp. SD074 genome:
TTGCATCGGCTTGAACTTTATCAAACTCTTTCGCGACAAAGGCATTTTTCATTTTCAGATAGGCCTTGTAAACGTTGGTAAGCTGTTGCTTAAATGCGTCAGAGCTATTTGTATCAGACGATTTTTCAGGTGTTTCCGCTTTCGCGGAAGAGGTTGATTTACTTCCGCCCATATCCATTCCGGGCATACTTCCCGCGCCCGAATCGCCGCCTTCGGGGTTCATCATGCTGGGCTTACCGGCCAATTGCGCCGAAGCGTCGATTTTGAATACACCATTTACGGCTATCTCTTCACCTTCCTTCAGCCCGTCGGCAGCTACATAGTTACCGCCCGATTCGGGACCCAGTGTAATTTCCCGCATCTTAAAGGTCGGTTCCTTTCGGTCCGGGTCTTTGACATACACAATGGAGCGTTTACCCGTCCAAAGAACCGCGGTTTTGGGGATCAGCAGCATTTTGCCACTTTCAGCCCGTTGTGAAGTGACAATACCATTCGCAAACATTTCGGGTTTCAGCTCCAGGTCCGGGTTATTCACCTCAACCCGAACGTGTGCCACGCGTGTTTTGGCATCGATAAACGGATCGATGTAAGTCACCTTCCCGCTAAAGGTTTTTCCCGGTAGGGATGACACGGTAAACTGTATCTTGTCCTTGTTTCGCAACCACGGCAAATCCGTTTCATAGGCATCGAACATCACCCACACATCGGTGAGGTTGATGACCTCAAACAGGCTCGAGCCGGTTTTCACGTAATCGCCAAGCGACACCTGCCGTTTGGTCACCGTACCCGAAATGGGCGACATTACTTCAAAATCTTCCTGAATGGTTCCTTTCTGTTCGATGCCGTTAATTTGCACATCGGTCAGGTTCCATAACTTCAGTTTATTTCGGGCAGCCCGGTACAAACCGGGATTGGTATCCTTGTACTGAATTGCTTCCAGCAACTCCTTCTGGGCCGTAATCAGGTCTGGCGAATAAATCAGCGCCAACTTTTCTCCTTTTCGCACGTGTTGCCCGGTAAAATTGACAAACAACTTATCGATTCGCCCGCCGTAACGGGCTGTCAACTCTGCGATGTTTCGCTCATCGGGTTGTACCTTACCCAGCAAACGAACTTCTTTTGCGGGATACCCTTTTTGAACGGTCAGTGTCTGGATATCGGCCAGCTTGATCGCCGCGTCTGTCATCTGGATTTCATCCGGCGAAGCCGTTTTGGTAGCGCTCAGCTCTTGCAAAGGAATCAGATCCATGCCGCAAATGGGGCATTTCCCCGGGTGGTCCAGGCGTACCTGCGGGTGCATGGAGCAGGTCCAGATGGTCGCTTTTTCTGCTCCGGCCACTACCTGTTCGTGATTGTGCGTTGATGGTTCGGTGGCATTTTTCCCACTTCCGTGGAAAAACAGCCATCCAACCAGTAATCCGGCTACTACCGCGATACCGATACGGTACCCCTCTTTTTTCGACAGGTTAATATATTTTTTCATCTGTTTAAAATTTTTTTATCTCTGAACCTGTTGTGTGAAATTCAACACGGTGAAGATTTTTTCAGGCCTTTTGCCTTATTAACCCTGAAGGGGAGTCATGAAAAATCAAGGTTTCCCTTTGTGTCCAGGGGTAAAAAAGCTTGATTTTTCTTCATCTGAATTAATTTCACACAATGAGTTGTCATTTATTTACCCCTTAAGTAATCGATAAAAGCGACTGAAGCGTTGCAATCGGCACGCGCCTTATCCAGTTCCATCGCATATTTCAATACCTTGCGTTCCATCCGCAAAACCTCTTCAAAGTTCTTTCCGTCGGTAGAATAGGACGATTCGAGAATGTTCAGCGAACGATGCGCCAGGCTCAGCTGCTCACGGAAAAGGGCAACCCGCCTAACCGCATCCTGGTAATCGCGGTCCGCCCGCTCCAAAACTGTATTCAAGGTATTTACCTTATCCAGTTTCTGATTGGTAGCCGCTTCTTCCCTGAACTCCGCTTCCTGCACCATGGCCTGGTACTTTCTTCGGTACAGTGGAATCGTAATTCCCACCGATGGGAAAAAAGCGTCCTTCCCGGCGTCAGCGCTGGTCATCGAACCTTTGCCTACAAAAATGTAGTTAAACCCAATCGAAAATTTTGGGCTGCCGGCTTTGCGGGCTGCTTCCTGTTCGGCCTGATAAGCCGCCATCAGGTTATCCAGCCTTTTTATTTGATGGTTTTTCAGGTTTACGCTGTCGGCAATTTGCTGCATGTTCAACGTCAAATCATTCACCCACAACGTAT
Encoded proteins:
- a CDS encoding efflux RND transporter periplasmic adaptor subunit; the protein is MKKYINLSKKEGYRIGIAVVAGLLVGWLFFHGSGKNATEPSTHNHEQVVAGAEKATIWTCSMHPQVRLDHPGKCPICGMDLIPLQELSATKTASPDEIQMTDAAIKLADIQTLTVQKGYPAKEVRLLGKVQPDERNIAELTARYGGRIDKLFVNFTGQHVRKGEKLALIYSPDLITAQKELLEAIQYKDTNPGLYRAARNKLKLWNLTDVQINGIEQKGTIQEDFEVMSPISGTVTKRQVSLGDYVKTGSSLFEVINLTDVWVMFDAYETDLPWLRNKDKIQFTVSSLPGKTFSGKVTYIDPFIDAKTRVAHVRVEVNNPDLELKPEMFANGIVTSQRAESGKMLLIPKTAVLWTGKRSIVYVKDPDRKEPTFKMREITLGPESGGNYVAADGLKEGEEIAVNGVFKIDASAQLAGKPSMMNPEGGDSGAGSMPGMDMGGSKSTSSAKAETPEKSSDTNSSDAFKQQLTNVYKAYLKMKNAFVAKEFDKVQADAKAVQSALGKVNMEELKGDNHVEWMKQLNVMKPNIAKIASTVKPDEQKAAFANFNKAFYESVKRFGLTGVTAYYQFCPMALNNKGAFWLSESADIRNPYFGSDMLTCGETRDAIR